In a genomic window of Trueperaceae bacterium:
- the pepF gene encoding oligoendopeptidase F: MATTTLPTRDQLDPRFTWNIESLYPDEQAYRDEFEIAERDIEKLRSYRGRLGESSATLADFMDEYWRMVARIQKLGLYANLPVSVDQGNQEARGRAGRFQGLAVRWSTAVAFVQPELLEIGHDRLQEFMRQEQRLGYLERYFEKLEKNRAHVRSQEVEDILGRLNDPFGAIERAYNSLANGEIEFAPVTTEDGPNKGQVYEVGRSSYPRLRMSTDRELRRKAYASYSDGFLSYRNTFTDLYLGRVKQSVFWSRVRGYESTVEEQLEPREVPRAVLDAVVETFRKNIGVWHRYWAARRKILGVDRHEEWDIFAPLSPNPPTVPYRQAIDWIVEGMKPLGEEYVEPMRRGLLEERWTDVYPNRGKRDGAFAARAYESQPFIMMSYHDDLESVSTLAHELGHAVHGVLLGEAQPLPYANYSMMMAETASNFNQALVRGYLLEQLSDEDSRLAVLDEAFYNFHRYFFIMPTLVRFELAVHEAVERGEGLTANRLGEIMQGLFQEGYGDEIATSERTGITWAQFGHLYVPFYTFQYAAGIAAAAALAEDVRSGRPGAVERYLTFLRAGSSVPPVDALRAAGVDMTTAAPIERAFGQLEGYVAQLEELAAKR, from the coding sequence ATGGCTACCACTACCCTTCCCACCCGAGACCAACTCGATCCCCGATTCACCTGGAACATAGAGAGCCTCTATCCCGACGAACAGGCCTACCGCGACGAGTTCGAGATCGCCGAACGGGACATCGAGAAGCTGCGCAGCTACCGGGGCCGGCTGGGAGAGAGCTCCGCGACGTTGGCCGACTTCATGGACGAGTACTGGCGGATGGTTGCCCGGATCCAGAAGCTGGGACTATACGCGAACCTGCCGGTTTCGGTCGATCAGGGGAACCAGGAGGCGCGCGGGCGGGCGGGTCGGTTCCAGGGCCTGGCGGTGCGTTGGAGCACGGCCGTCGCCTTCGTCCAGCCCGAACTGCTCGAGATCGGGCACGACAGGCTGCAGGAGTTCATGCGCCAGGAGCAGCGCCTCGGCTACCTCGAGCGCTACTTCGAGAAGCTCGAGAAGAACCGCGCACACGTGCGTTCACAGGAGGTCGAAGACATCCTCGGCCGACTCAACGACCCCTTCGGCGCCATCGAGCGCGCCTACAACAGCCTCGCCAACGGTGAGATCGAGTTCGCGCCGGTGACGACCGAAGATGGCCCGAACAAAGGACAGGTGTACGAGGTGGGCCGCAGCAGCTACCCGCGGCTGCGCATGTCCACCGACCGCGAACTGCGCCGCAAGGCGTACGCCTCCTACAGCGACGGCTTCCTCTCCTATCGGAACACCTTCACCGATCTGTACCTGGGCCGGGTCAAGCAGAGCGTCTTCTGGTCGCGGGTGCGCGGTTACGAGAGCACGGTCGAGGAGCAGCTCGAACCGCGCGAGGTCCCGCGGGCGGTACTCGATGCGGTGGTGGAGACGTTCCGCAAGAACATCGGCGTTTGGCACCGTTACTGGGCGGCGCGACGCAAGATCCTGGGCGTGGATCGCCACGAGGAGTGGGACATCTTCGCTCCCCTCTCCCCGAACCCGCCAACCGTTCCCTACCGGCAGGCGATCGACTGGATAGTCGAGGGGATGAAGCCGCTGGGCGAGGAGTACGTCGAGCCGATGCGCCGCGGCTTGCTGGAAGAGCGCTGGACCGACGTCTACCCGAACCGGGGCAAGCGCGACGGCGCTTTCGCCGCTCGCGCCTACGAGTCGCAGCCGTTCATCATGATGAGCTACCACGACGACCTCGAGAGCGTCTCGACCCTGGCTCATGAGCTCGGTCACGCGGTCCACGGGGTGCTGCTGGGCGAGGCTCAGCCCCTCCCCTACGCCAACTACTCGATGATGATGGCCGAGACGGCTTCGAACTTCAATCAGGCGCTGGTGCGCGGCTACCTGCTCGAGCAGCTCAGCGACGAAGACTCGCGGCTGGCGGTCCTCGACGAAGCGTTCTACAACTTCCACCGCTACTTCTTCATCATGCCCACGCTGGTTCGTTTCGAGCTCGCGGTTCACGAGGCGGTCGAGCGGGGAGAGGGCCTCACCGCCAACCGCCTAGGCGAGATCATGCAGGGGCTCTTCCAGGAGGGTTACGGCGACGAGATCGCCACGAGCGAGCGCACCGGCATCACCTGGGCGCAGTTCGGCCACCTGTACGTGCCCTTCTACACCTTCCAGTACGCCGCGGGGATCGCGGCGGCGGCCGCTCTGGCCGAGGATGTCCGTTCCGGCCGGCCCGGCGCCGTCGAGCGCTATCTCACCTTCCTGCGGGCCGGCAGTTCGGTGCCACCCGTCGACGCCCTCCGAGCAGCTGGGGTGGACATGACCACCGCCGCTCCTATCGAACGGGCGTTCGGTCAGCTCGAGGGGTATGTCGCTCAACTCGAGGAGTTGGCTGCGAAACGGTAG
- a CDS encoding chloride channel protein — MAHRRLRRRRRLLTERLIRRFNIRESRETTSLIASAILIGLLAGLAAVGFDRVVHFSEVWIRNLVTAEGTVLGTVTALLIPAIGALLVTPIVLYWAPDVRGSGVPNVMFAVSNLGGRLAKRIVFWRPVASAIAIGTGAPLGTEGPVVQLTAAIASATGGFMRLNDSRRRNLLAVAAAGGISATFNAPIAGMLFALEVILGQFGSRYVASVVIGSVTASVVSRRFLGPDPAFSVRNYTLGSPWELPLYLALSVLAGFVGVGLVKAMAASDDLFDRLRVRPWLRPLSGGLAVGLLGLLVPQILGRGYEVTGSILRGEATGIGLLLAIVIAKTLATSVALAAWLPGGVFAPLLMIGASFGGAFGTVAAGQFPGLELEPGAFALVGMSAVFSAAERAPMSTILLVFEMSGDYQLILPLLLATVVSMLVSELIQSESIYHVMLSRRGLSLQRHRAFDLLQTVQVREVMVDEAPAMPASASLAEAEELMATGGGEAFVLLEPGGGRKVMGVVSRGDLEKARQAGLEDTTPLVKIGTRAVQVAQADDPISEALERMAEHGHNRLPVVDSRDRMTLLGMVRQGDVARAYYRAVQRERSVEHAGERRRLRDLTGQEIVELRIPSDSPLAGKTLREAGLPPWCVIVAIRRRGSTHFPHGNTRLLSGDSVVANVAPGRAAEFRKRFESRAG, encoded by the coding sequence ATGGCCCATAGACGCCTGCGCCGCCGACGCCGACTGCTGACCGAGCGACTGATACGCCGTTTCAACATCCGCGAGTCTCGCGAAACGACGTCTCTCATCGCGTCGGCCATCCTCATAGGACTGTTGGCCGGGCTCGCGGCCGTGGGCTTCGACCGGGTCGTGCACTTCTCCGAAGTGTGGATCCGGAACCTGGTAACCGCCGAGGGCACGGTACTGGGAACGGTCACCGCCCTGCTGATCCCGGCGATCGGGGCGCTGCTCGTCACGCCGATAGTCCTGTACTGGGCTCCTGATGTCCGTGGCTCGGGCGTTCCCAACGTGATGTTCGCCGTCTCCAACCTCGGTGGCAGGCTGGCCAAGAGGATTGTCTTCTGGCGGCCGGTCGCGTCGGCCATTGCGATCGGGACGGGAGCTCCGCTAGGCACAGAGGGTCCCGTGGTCCAGCTGACGGCTGCCATCGCATCGGCGACCGGCGGTTTCATGCGCTTGAACGACTCGCGGCGACGCAACCTGCTGGCCGTCGCTGCCGCCGGCGGCATATCCGCGACCTTCAATGCCCCGATCGCAGGTATGCTCTTCGCCCTCGAGGTCATCCTCGGTCAGTTCGGTAGCCGCTACGTCGCGTCGGTCGTCATCGGCTCCGTCACCGCCTCGGTGGTATCGAGGCGATTCCTGGGTCCCGATCCGGCCTTCTCGGTCAGGAACTACACACTGGGTAGCCCCTGGGAGCTGCCCCTCTACCTGGCCCTGTCGGTGCTCGCCGGATTCGTGGGGGTCGGATTGGTCAAGGCGATGGCCGCTTCGGACGACCTCTTCGATAGGCTGAGAGTTCGTCCCTGGCTGCGGCCGCTGAGCGGCGGCCTGGCCGTCGGCCTGTTGGGCCTGCTGGTGCCGCAGATCCTGGGGCGCGGCTACGAGGTGACCGGGTCCATCCTGAGAGGCGAAGCTACCGGCATCGGGCTCCTGCTGGCGATAGTGATCGCCAAGACCCTCGCCACCAGCGTCGCTCTCGCTGCCTGGCTTCCGGGCGGCGTGTTCGCGCCACTGCTGATGATCGGTGCGTCATTCGGGGGAGCGTTCGGTACAGTCGCCGCCGGCCAGTTCCCCGGGCTCGAGCTCGAACCGGGCGCCTTCGCGCTGGTCGGTATGTCGGCGGTCTTCTCCGCTGCCGAGAGGGCTCCGATGAGCACCATTCTGCTCGTCTTCGAGATGTCCGGGGATTACCAGCTGATCCTTCCGCTCCTTCTGGCCACGGTAGTTTCGATGCTGGTGTCCGAACTGATCCAGTCGGAGTCGATCTATCACGTGATGTTGTCGCGACGCGGCCTGAGCCTACAGCGTCACCGCGCCTTCGACCTCCTGCAGACGGTGCAGGTCAGAGAGGTCATGGTGGACGAGGCCCCGGCGATGCCTGCCAGCGCCTCACTCGCTGAAGCGGAGGAGTTGATGGCAACGGGCGGCGGAGAGGCTTTCGTTCTCCTCGAACCGGGCGGCGGCAGGAAAGTCATGGGCGTAGTGAGTCGCGGAGATCTGGAGAAAGCACGCCAGGCAGGACTCGAGGACACTACTCCGCTCGTCAAGATCGGGACCCGAGCTGTCCAGGTGGCTCAGGCCGACGACCCGATCAGCGAGGCGCTGGAACGGATGGCCGAGCACGGTCACAACCGTTTGCCAGTGGTGGACTCGCGGGACCGGATGACACTGTTAGGGATGGTCCGGCAAGGCGATGTTGCTCGCGCCTACTACCGGGCAGTCCAACGGGAGAGATCGGTCGAGCATGCTGGGGAACGGCGTCGCCTAAGAGACCTAACCGGTCAGGAGATCGTCGAACTACGCATACCGAGCGACAGCCCCCTCGCCGGCAAGACCCTGCGTGAGGCCGGACTTCCGCCGTGGTGCGTGATCGTGGCGATCCGCCGGCGCGGTAGCACCCACTTCCCGCACGGTAATACTCGCCTTCTATCGGGGGACAGCGTCGTGGCGAACGTGGCACCCGGAAGGGCTGCCGAGTTCAGGAAACGGTTCGAAAGCAGGGCGGGCTAG
- a CDS encoding cytochrome c oxidase assembly protein, with amino-acid sequence MTPDLHPMQGLAAVNTIPWIFDPVLIGTLLTAAVAYWLLAGPLRTRVPDSAKPSRLQVALFASGLVVTFLAEASPLHDLSERYLFSAHMAQHLLLSYVVAPLLIAGTPVWMVRPLARHEIFGPLLYTITRPVVAFTAFTLGFSLWHLPMVYGPALVNPFIHHFQHVIFLILALMVWWPVMSRVPELPRAGYGTQIIYLAALPLGQLFVGAILTFAQQPFYPTYSEAARIAPISVLGDQQLGGVIMKIASFVAFGIPVIVLFLRWFADDNRAGKRTLEGRQSGDVAHQGAGGSSGS; translated from the coding sequence GTGACGCCCGATCTCCACCCGATGCAAGGGCTAGCTGCGGTCAACACCATCCCGTGGATCTTCGATCCGGTCCTCATCGGCACCTTGCTGACCGCAGCCGTGGCGTACTGGCTGCTGGCGGGGCCGCTGCGAACCCGTGTGCCCGACAGCGCCAAACCGTCGAGGCTCCAGGTCGCGCTCTTCGCCAGCGGCCTCGTCGTCACCTTCCTGGCCGAGGCGTCGCCACTTCACGACCTCTCGGAGCGGTACCTGTTCAGCGCCCACATGGCGCAGCACCTGCTCCTCTCCTACGTGGTCGCACCGCTGCTGATCGCCGGCACCCCGGTCTGGATGGTGCGGCCGCTGGCCCGCCACGAGATATTCGGGCCTCTGCTCTACACGATCACCAGACCCGTCGTCGCCTTCACCGCCTTCACCCTCGGCTTCAGTCTCTGGCACCTTCCGATGGTCTACGGGCCGGCGCTGGTGAACCCGTTCATCCACCACTTCCAGCACGTCATCTTCCTGATCCTTGCCCTCATGGTCTGGTGGCCGGTGATGAGCAGGGTTCCGGAACTGCCGAGGGCAGGCTACGGGACGCAGATAATCTACCTGGCGGCGCTGCCGCTGGGTCAGCTGTTCGTGGGAGCCATCCTCACCTTCGCTCAGCAACCCTTCTACCCGACCTACTCCGAAGCCGCGAGGATCGCGCCGATCTCGGTATTGGGCGATCAGCAGCTGGGTGGAGTGATCATGAAGATAGCCAGCTTCGTGGCCTTCGGTATCCCGGTGATAGTTCTCTTCCTGCGCTGGTTCGCCGACGACAACAGGGCCGGCAAGAGAACCCTCGAGGGACGGCAGTCGGGAGACGTCGCCCACCAGGGCGCCGGCGGGAGTTCCGGCAGCTGA